One stretch of Bombus affinis isolate iyBomAffi1 chromosome 4, iyBomAffi1.2, whole genome shotgun sequence DNA includes these proteins:
- the LOC126915915 gene encoding zinc transporter ZIP3 encodes MMVTVVQAKLASMIIIGVGSFVVGVAPVCFVSRVRYLQQKLLLSCTLCFGGGVLFATSILHMLPETRESMSKHAELLFSCGFLLLYLIDECVHYFWGSEDQHVPQEHRYENSNWNNGNQAERCRSHSHQVSYNTGTRTVRGVPNADFNTSYQTSLDGNGMNSNWEREGYGAVQYTPTAPRHYNNEGTFLCHGNHSEPCSDSNTNIMGLLLALTVHAVLEGLAVGLQKATSEVFLLVGAVASHKFVVGFCLGLELAGANSTLFRLVIAIFVFSAGSAVGIGVGMLTFKMQNKWTNVAVPILQGLAGGTLLYVTVSEILPRERARWHKNLRRSAGVLQLLSVILGFVVIYLLNNYVAT; translated from the exons ATGATGGTCACCGTGGTCCAGGCGAAGCTCGCGTCGATGATCATCATCGGCGTTGGCAGCTTTGTCGTTGGTGTTGCACCGGTGTGTTTTGTTTCACGCGTGAGATATCTTCAACAGAAGCTCCTTCTCTCTTGCACACTGTGTTTTGGTGGTGGCGTTCTGTTCGCAACTTCTATTCTGCACATGTTACCGGAAACACGGGAATCTATGTCTAAACACGCAGAACTACTTTTTTCATGCGGATTTCTTCTCCTGTATCTTATAGACGAATGTGTCCATTATTTTTGGGGCAGTGAAGACCAGCATGTTCCGCAGGAACATCGTTACGAAAACTCGAACTGGAATAATGGAAACCAGGC GGAGCGATGCCGGAGTCACTCGCATCAAGTGAGCTATAACACGGGCACGCGGACTGTCAGAGGGGTCCCCAATGCCGACTTTAATACGTCTTATCAGACGAGTCTAGACGGAAACGGAATGAACAGCAACTGGGAACGCGAAGGTTACGGAGCGGTACAATATACACCGACCGCGCCACGTCATTATAACAACGAAGGGACGTTTTTATGCCATGGCAATCATTCAGAGCCGTGCTCAGATTCCAATACCAACATCATGGGACTTTTATTGGCGCTCACGGTccatgctgtcctcgaaggactgGCGGTTGGCCTGCAAAAGGCTACGTCCGAA GTATTTTTGTTAGTCGGAGCAGTAGCTTCCCATAAGTTCGTCGTTGGATTCTGTTTAGGATTAGAATTAGCCGGAGCTAATAGCACTCTTTTTAGGCTCGTAATAGCAATCTTTGTATTCTCCGCTGGGTCTGCAGTTGGTATAGGAGTCGGAATGTTAACGTTCAAA ATGCAGAATAAGTGGACAAACGTAGCTGTACCGATTCTTCAAGGTTTAGCAGGTGGAACGTTGTTGTACGTAACGGTTAGCGAAATCTTGCCAAGAGAGAGGGCGAGATGGCACAAAAATCTGCGACGATCCGCCGGCGTTTTGCAGCTCTTGTCCGTGATTCTTGGCTTCGTCGTTATTTACCTTTTGAATAACTACGTGGCAACGTGA